One stretch of Sphingomonas sp. HF-S4 DNA includes these proteins:
- a CDS encoding PepSY-associated TM helix domain-containing protein yields MHGTQAAAAKAKRSRKSFWLKQLHTWHWMSSAISLIGLLLFAITGFTLNHAAEIEATPASVEKAAQLPPPLLAMVKPDDAPDSKKPLPADVAKFVGEKLAMPTAGDAEWSVDTVYLAQPRPGGDGWISIDRATGEVTSEVSSRGWIAYLNDLHKGRNSGAVWKWFIDLFVLACIVFTLTGLVLLWMHSKHRKSTWPLVFAGLAIPAALAVFFIH; encoded by the coding sequence ATGCATGGTACCCAAGCCGCTGCCGCAAAGGCCAAGCGCAGCCGGAAGAGCTTCTGGCTGAAGCAGCTGCACACTTGGCACTGGATGAGCTCGGCGATCAGCCTGATCGGGCTGCTGCTGTTCGCGATCACCGGCTTCACGCTAAACCATGCCGCCGAGATCGAGGCGACGCCGGCCTCGGTCGAGAAGGCGGCGCAGTTGCCGCCGCCGTTGCTTGCGATGGTGAAGCCCGACGACGCGCCCGATTCCAAGAAGCCGCTGCCTGCGGACGTCGCCAAGTTCGTCGGCGAGAAGCTGGCGATGCCGACCGCGGGCGACGCCGAATGGAGTGTGGATACGGTCTATCTCGCGCAGCCGCGCCCGGGCGGTGACGGCTGGATCTCGATCGACCGGGCAACCGGCGAAGTAACCAGCGAAGTCAGCTCGCGCGGCTGGATCGCCTATCTCAACGACCTCCACAAAGGGCGCAATTCGGGCGCGGTGTGGAAGTGGTTCATCGACCTCTTCGTGCTCGCCTGCATCGTCTTCACGCTTACCGGCCTCGTGCTGCTGTGGATGCATTCGAAGCACCGCAAGAGCACCTGGCCGCTGGTCTTCGCCGGCCTCGCCATTCCGGCGGCGCTCGCCG